In a genomic window of Mercenaria mercenaria strain notata chromosome 19, MADL_Memer_1, whole genome shotgun sequence:
- the LOC128550965 gene encoding uncharacterized protein LOC128550965 translates to MVDDPDDVTFDPEMSINLPRPVDMKDDECVQDVNVEQEVIDIIEEDTEDTENSEIEYSSTGKNKLLTYSNSEEEDGLILVSEASLRALAKKIPITECENKSCKETVSLSSRKNASGITLNWMCPKSHNSLTWTSQPVLPNGVMVGNFKICAAIVMSGNNYSKVALMAKFMRLGFPSASMFDRIQGQYIIPEVDRYWLTIKQSTQEELRATSIVVAGDGRMDCPGHSAKYCTYTVMNQTDKKIVSMEVIDKREVQLKSGQLEVRGFRKTMDDIKDAGIEVKEIVTDAHPQISSIMRKDFPDIRHSWDMWHGAKNLGKKLHAAALEKGNSHLKPWVSGQQTISFTALKLAMVTEMFYR, encoded by the exons ATGGTGGATGATCCAGATGATGTTACATTTGACCCGGAAATGTCCATAAATTT GCCAAGACCTGTTGACATGAAGGATGATGAATGTGTTCAGGATGTGAATGTGGAGCAAGAAGTAATTGACATCATTGAAGAAGATACAGAAGACACAGAAAATAGTGAAATAGAATACAGTAGCACAGGAAAAAATAAACTTCTGACATATAGTAATTCAGAGGAAGAAGATGGACTGATATTAGTATCAGAAGCATCTCTGAGAGCTCTAGCTAAAAAGATACCAATAACAgaatgtgaaaataaaagttgtaaaGAAACAGTTTCACTGTCCAGTAGAAAAAATGCATCTGGAATAACTCTCAACTGg atGTGCCCAAAAAGCCACAACAGTTTAACATGGACAAGCCAACCTGTCCTACCAAACGGAGTAATGGTTGGAAATTTCAAAATCTGTGCAGCAATAGTCATGTCTGGAAATAACTATTCCAAAGTTGCCCTTATGGCTAAGTTCATGAGGTTGGGATTTCCTTCCGCCTCCATGTTCGATAGAATTCAGGGCCAGTATATTATACCAGAAGTTGACAGGTACTGGTTGACTATAAAACAATCGACCCAAGAAGAATTGCGTGCCACAAGCATTGTAGTTGCAG GGGATGGAAGAATGGACTGTCCTGGCCATTCTGCCAAATACTGCACCTACACTGTCATGAATCAGACAGACAAGAAAATAGTTTCAATGGAAGTAATTGATAAAAGAGAAGTTCAGCTTAAATCCGGACAGTTGGAAGTACGTGGCTTTAGAAAGACTATGGATGATATTAAAGATGCTGGCATAGAGGTGAAGGAGATTGTGACTGATGCACATCCTCAGATCTCATCAATTATGC GCAAAGACTTTCCTGATATACGACACAGCTGGGATATGTGGCACGGAGCAAAGAATCTGGGGAAAAAGTTACATGCT GCAGCATTGGAAAAGGGAAATAGTCATCTGAAGCCATGGGTTTCAGGACAACAAACCATTTCTTTTACAGCGCTGAAACTTGCAATGGTGACAGAGATGTTTTACAG ATGA